CATCAATCGAAAACGTATCCAGAAAACCTGGCTGATTATCCCAAGTCCCGCGTACCCGAACACTATTTTTCCAACTATTAGAAGAAAGCTGAGTAATGGGTGCACCCTTCCGTGCGTATTCAATCACCGGATTCAAAATCTCTTCCATCGACAGGGTGCCAAATTGTCCGTGAAGTTCGAACCAGCCATCTACGCAACCGGGAACAGAGACGGAGTACTTTCCATAAGTAGGAATCGATTCCGTGATCCCGTTCGCTTCGAATACCTCTCGAGTCAGTCCCAAAGGAGACCGGCCACTGGCGTTGAGTCCGTAAAGTTTTTCCGTTTTAGGATCCCAAACAATCGCGAAGAGGTCGCCTCCCATTCCATTGACATAAGGAGAGACCAGACCCTGCATTGCGTTGGCGGCAATAGCCGCGTCTACTGCCGAGCCGCCCCGCTTGAGCACTTCAAGCCCAACCTGCGAGGCTAGAGGCTCTGAAGTCGCTACGATGCCGTTTTGAGCGACCACCTCCGATCGCGTTGCCCATAGCCTGCCTTGCGGTCTATCCGCTCCCCTGACGGCGATAGGAAGGCTACACAGAAGGGTAAACAAAAACGATAAGGGCAGGCACAACTTCATGCCTAGACCCAGTAGCCGTATTTGCGCCCGATGTCGAGGTCACGACCCTGTACAGTTCAAATACCCACGAGGGACAAGCGTGCCACTGAAAAGTGGCCATGCAAAGCGCATCCGCACAACAACCTCATTCATGCAGGCCGCAGCGAAACCGTGCCAAGCTGACGCGGAAAGCAGTCTCACCTACTTGAGAAAAAATCGCATAAGGGACTGATTTCAGGCTACTTAACTCATTCGCGACCGTGCCTCATTAGGATTTGGCGCAAATCGAGCGAGGCATCAGATCCTCCTCCAAAGCTTTGAAGACCGTCGGCAAGTCGTAACGACCCGCCGCCAAAGTTCGGGAAAACGTTGCACTCAGGAATCCAGCATGAAGCCCACCCATCCAGACCAAGGCCGCTCTCAAGCAAACTCGCCTCTTAGCGTACCACTCCCCCAACCTCATGCAAGTCAGTGGGTGGTGTTCTCAATCATCATATTCGTAACCCTCTACGTCGCCCGAGGATTCTTGCTCCCCGTTTTCTCTTCCCTGCTTCTAGCGTACGCACTGATCCCCTTTGTGCGGATCCTGACAAGATTGAAGATTCCCCGCGTAATCGCTGCCTTCCTAGTCGTCGGCCTATTCACGGCTTCCTTCACATACGGAATCTACGCTCTTTCTACACCCGCCATCGAGTGGCTTGAAAAAGCCCCCCAAAGCTTTGACCGAGTCGAACGGCTCCTGGAATCAATAAAGCGGCCTGTCGACAACGTAAATGCCGCCTCAGAGCGTCTGAATCAGATGGCACAGGGAGAAGACGGCGGAAGAGAGGTCGTGGTTAGAATGAAAGAATCTGACTTCATCAACGTAGTTTTAAACCAAACTCCCATCGTAATCGGAGCAGTCATCTCGACTCTCATTTTTCTTTTCTTCCTCCTCGCATACGGCGACTTGCTGATGAGACGGGTTGTGGAAATATCTCCTAGACTCCGTGACAAAATAAAAGCGGTCGATGCAGCCAGGGAAGTAGAAACTAGCGTATCTAAATACTTAGTAACTGTTTCTCTCATAAACGTCGCGCTCGGTCTATGCGTCGGCATTTCTCTCTTCGCCCTTGGCTTTGAAAACCCAATTCTTTGGGGAGCCCTGGCGACTATGTTTAATTTCATACCATACCTCGGAGCAATCGCAGGGGTAGGTCTCCTTGGCCTCGCTTCCTTCACCGTTAACAGCGATCCACAAGTCGCGCTTGTCTATCCAGGCGTTTATCTGCTGCTCACCGTATTGGAAGGCCATTTCATCACGCCTATGATACTGGGACGCTCCTTCATGATTAACCCCATCTTCATCATACTTGTGTTAGTCTTCCTAGGATGGATGTGGGGAGTTGTAGGAGCAGTGATGGCAGTGCCGCTATTGGTAGCGGCAAAAGCTGCTGCAGCACATTTCGAAAGCACACGGCAACTGGCCACCCTATTAAGCAGATAGAGAAAATGCCCCCTAGAACAACCGGCGTTTTGCATCGAAGCCCCCTCAAGTTGCAATGGGATCCATCGGTTCACAACGTTCGCAGAGACTGTATTCAATTTTCTACTCCTTTTCCTCCGAGGAGAGAAAGAGCTCCCACACTTTAAGTGACCAGAAATCCAACACTTGGCATGAAATTTGTGATATCCCCCACAAAGTTAACCAGCTGATCTGAGAGACAGAAAATGATAACAGAAACAAAGTCGCGTAATTCCAAATCTTGTATGGAATGGAAATTCAATAAAATCGCCGTAGATGAGTGGGCCAAAACAGAACTAGCAACTCTCAAAACTGCTGCTGATATGAAAGCCAGAACTGACTTCATTCTTGCTAAGCTCGAGACAGAATCTTGGCTGCCAAAAAATCTGAGCACCTCAATCCGCGAAAAATGCCAGATGATAGCAGCTCTCTTCAAAGCTGGGCAGCTCACCCCCGTAAACTCGCGGGACATTGTAGAGGAGCTAGCTGCCATAACCTACCCATTCGACGAGCTTGTTCTCCGCTCCAGCACACTTTGCCAGATTAGAACCTTGGATCTCGAGCTCAACGACTTCACCTACCGCTCGGGCTACCGCGAGCTCGCGGCGAGCTAGACGAAAGCAATAACAACTTTACTAAGAAATGCCCGAACCATCGGGCTGGGGACCGTGGCATAATTTTCATGCCACGGTTCTGTGGTTTAGGGCCTGTATTTTGCGTCTCCAGGTTTCAGTTACGAGATGATCTGCCCATTCGCAAAGAAAGCTACTCAGCCTCCCGCTCAACCGTAATGACGCGGAGTAATCGAGCTTACGTATCCTGAATCTTGTTACTAATTCCCAGTCCCCATTTACCCCGTGCAAGTTGCATAAGAAAGGGTTCAACGAGGTCTGCGCTTCGCAACACTGAGTCGAGGTTCTAAATCTAATAATATTTTTTTGTTTTTTATCTCCCTACATGTGAACCACTTACAAAAACTCACAACCAACCCGGTCCCGAGTCTGCTAGATGGTGTGGCAAACGAAAAAGTAAACTTAGCCCACCATACCACATGACTACACAAACCAACTCAGGAATCGATCCGGCTTACGAAAACGAAGCACAAACACCATCACCTCTGTCGTCCAACGAAGACTGGCTCTCCGAACGCAAAAGAGAAGTGTGCGAAGCTCTAGAAGAAAAGTCCAAGCAGCTGGGCAATCAAGCGAAGTCCCGTCTGTCAGAGCGAATGAGCAACTTCGACACCGCCTTGAACAAGGCCTCAAAATCTCTGGAGAAGAACAACGAAATCCCCGCTGCAGAAGCAACTCGCCAGATGGCGGATAAAATCAAGGGCGCGGTGGACTACCTCGACGAAAACTCGCCAGAGCAGCTGGTCAAAGACTCAGCCAATACAGTCAAGAAGCAACCCCTCCTCACCCTAGGGGCTGCACTCGCGGCTGGCTTTATAGTCGGTCGACTTCTCACCGCAAACAGCGGTGAGGACCAAGCCTAAACAACTAAACCTGGGAGGAATCATGCAGACAAAAGAAACGATGAATCGAGGTCGGAGCACCGCCGACATCCCAGGATTGTTCGGAGAGCTCCGAGACGAGTTCGCATCTCTATTTCAGGCCACGACAGCACTCCTTAGAAAGGAGCTCAGCGAAAACGTTTCTAACGCCACGAAGGCCCTGACAGCCACGCTAACTGGATTCGCGGTTTTGCTGATCGGAACGTTCTTCGCTATCGTGGGGCTCAACTTGCTGGTGATAGCCCTGCTCGCCCCAGAAGTCATGAGCTACGAACACGCGGCCTGGGTCACCACCCTCACCACGGCGCTCACCATGGGGACCACAGGCTACATCATGGCCAAACGAAATGCCCGAAACCTCAACGCCGAAGACCTGATTCCAGACAAAACGCTGAGAACTCTTGAGGAGCACGGCCAATGGCTTCTGGCGAAAGCGGAGGACACCACGAAATGATACAGCAAAGAATTCCAGATGACGGCAGTGCATCCAGTGACGAATTAAGACTGAAAGTTCAACAGACGCGTGCCCGCGTGTCGGATACAATCGATAGTTTGGGACACGAGCTTAGCCCCAAAAAACTGATACGCGGATACGTGGATGACTCGTCGGATGCCTTAGCCGAAATAGCGACCGACAAACTTAAACAAGTGGCCGGAGCCGCAATTGATCACGTAAAGCGAAACCCAGTCCCTTTCTTCCTAATCGCTGCAGGCATCGTCTTCGCTAGCAAATCAAAGAACCAAAACGAAAAGGGACGCTAAAAATCACAAACAGGAACCACCAACCAAAAACAAAATGAACGAATTAAAAGACACCACAACAACAGCCATGGACCACACATGGGAAAACAACCACGCCACCGAAAACTCAACTGGTGTAATGGACAAAGTAAGCGAACGCTCTAAGGCTGCAAAAGCCAAAATAAGCGAGACTGCGGCCGATATTACTGAAAGAACCCGCAGCCAAATCGACACTGCCTCGGCTAAGGCAAAAGAGACTTATGTCGAGGCCCGAGAACGAGTCGGAGCTGCGAGCCGAAACGCTCAATCAAACGTTAAGTCATCGTTCGAAAAACACCCGCTTGCGTTCCTCGGTGGAGCAGTCGCCGCTGGCATTCTGATCGGCATGGCCATTCCCAACTCTCGGAAGGAAACCGGTGCCCTGGCCGACACAGTCAGCAAGTTGCGCAACAAAGCCAAGGCCGCTAAGGACGAAGCCCTCGCCACCGCTCAAGAGGCTGCCGATGCAACAAGCGAAAAGGTAGAGGAACACTACAAGCAATCTACTATCTAGCGAACCGCGAGCCGTACCTATCACAGAATTAGACATCTGACCAACCGAGCCGCCCCGGGGACACCCCGCGGGCGGTTTCGTTTTACCCAAGCCGTCTTCTAAGATCCTTTTTTACGGTTCTAAACAAACCACAGGCGCTGAGCGGAAAATTTCAGCTCCCAAAAACAAAAATTCACGCTCAGGAAACAAAATCCGACTTGGCAGTGGGTTCGGCAATAATATCATCCGCCCTCACAAACTCAACAATGCGAAACACGAGGGCCCTCTCCTAGCGAAGGCCTGAACAATGAAAACGAACACCACGAGGCCAGGCATCAAGATGCTGGCCCAGCCGACTGAAACCAGTTGCGGCCCGACCTGCCTTCACGCAGTTTATCACCACTTCGAGGACGAATATCCCCTCGAAGAAATCATCTCTGAAATACCGGAGAATCCGGATGGTGGAACCTATTCGGTGATGTTGGCCAATCACGCTTTGGAGCGAGGCTACTCTGCGACTATTTACAGCTACAACCTACGTGTGTTCGACCCTACGTGGGCAAACCTCAGCTCGGAGCAAATCATCCCAAAACTCGCGCTGCGACGGGAACACTCCCACAGTAAACGAGCGCGAGCGAACCTCAGCGCCTACATTGAATTCCTCCAAAAGGGAGGCGAAATCCGTTTTGACGAGCTCGACTCTGAACTGCTCGCAATGCTTCTGGCAAAAGGTGGTCCCGTGATCGCGGGCCTAAACTCCACCCACCTGTACCGCAGCGCGAGACTAAAGAAAAGCGGCAAAGAAGACGACGTGGTCGGCGATGTAGAGGGCCACTTTGTAACGTTATTTGAATACGATCATGCGAATAAACAAATCCTCGTCGCAGATCCCTACTTAAAGAATCCCCTATCGGAAACACAACTATATGCGATCGCTCCCCAGCGGCTGATCAACTCGGTCATGCTCGGGATCGTCACCTACGACGCCAACCTTTTGGTCATCGAAAAACCGAGCAAATGACATCTTTCAATACCGAGATCCGGTCGGAACTGAATTTCCGTATCGTGGTCGATTCCCCGAGCAAAATTCCAACGCGCTTCAAATCGTTTCCGACCGTCACTTCTGCACAGTATCTATCTTCCGAGTACGCAGATCGCAAAAGACTGAAGATCGTAAACCTTTGTTCGCACCGAAAGGCCCTTTCCACAAGCTACTACGTCTCTCTTCTCGCAGAAGCGAGAAACCATCGTTGCCTGCCGGAAGCGAAGACCTTGCACCAGATCGAGAGCAAACTGCTTATCCGGGATGCCGTGGGGGATCTAGAGGAACTCTTCCAGTCCTCCTTCAAGCGGTTAACGACCAGCCAATTCACACTTAGCGTCTACTTCGGCAAGAACTTGGCCAAATCCTACGACAAGTTGGCGAAGCGACTCTACGCCCTATTTCCGTGCCCACTCGTTCAGTACCAATTCCTAAAGGTAGACGGAAAATGGAAGCTCAAGGAGATTAACCAACTTGGCCTACACCAAACTCCGGACGAGCATCACGAATTCATAGCTGACCAGCTCGAAGCCATGCTCCACAAGCGTTGGAGGAGAGACCAGCCAAGCAAAACTTATCGCTACGAAATCGCCATTCTCGTCAACGCTCAGGAAGCCAACGCCCCGTCAGATGAGGCTGCCTTGGCCAAGTTTTGCAAGGCTGCCAACCAACTGGATATGCGGGCCGAAATCATTTCCCCTCGCGACTTGCCGCGCTTGATGGAATTCGACGCCCTCTTTCTTCGAGAGACAACGCGACTCGACAACCACACCATGCGATTCGCCCTAAAAGCGGAACGTTCCGGAATGGTTGTCATCGACGACCCAGAATCGATCCGTCGCTGCTGCAACAAAGTTTACCTAGCAGAGCTGTTGCGGGCCAAAAACATCCCGACTCCCACTTCAACCCTGATCACAAAGCGAAACCTGCACGAGATATCGCCCGGTTTCTCCTATCCGCTAGTAGTCAAAATACCAGACGGTTCCTTCTCCATCGGAGTGCACAAGGTCAAGAGCGAGCCAGAACTCCTCAGCCTCTGTAAAGATCTTCTCAATACATCTAGCGTACTCATCGCCCAAGAGTTCGTCCCTACCGACTTTGATTGGCGCATCGGAGTTATCGATGGCGTACCGCTCTATGCCTGCCGCTACTACATGAGCAAGGGGCATTGGCAAATCTACAATCACGCGGTCAAGGGCGCAGACTCTTCCGGCGACAGCGCAGGAGTGCCTATCGACCAAGTTCCGCCAGTAGTCATTGAGACAGCGATCAAAGCTGCCGCCTTGATAGGAAATGGATTCTACGGAGTTGATATTAAACAGAGTGGCGATGTCGCCCTAGTCATTGAAGTAAACGACAATCCAAGCATAGACGCCGGCATCGAAGACGAGCTAATCGGAGACGAACTCTACCTCGCCATCATGGGAACTTTCCTCAAGCGCTTGGAAGCTAAGCGCGATCGATAAGTAATATATAGCGAAACCAGAAATGTCCAAAAAAACACTTTCTCTCTTTCAAGCGTTCGGAATCGAACTGGAGTATATGATCGTCGATCGCGATACCCAACGCCCTTGTCCCATCGCAGAGCAAATCCTCCTCGATGAAGATGGCCAAACCGTAAACGAAATCTCGCTCGGTCCGATCGACGTTTCCAACGAGTTGGCAACCCACGTATTGGAGTTCAAGACGACGGCCCCGACAGCTGACTTGAAGCAGCTAAAGAGCGACTTCATGGATGCGATCGCCACCATGAACGAAAGGCTTGCTCCCCACAACGCAATCCTGGCTCCGGGTGGTGCCCACCCCTTTATGGATCCCGCCACAGAGGGGCATACTTGGAGCAGCGGCGACAGAACCATTTACGAGACCTACGACCGCATTTTCAATTGTAGCAGTCACGGATGGTTCAACTTGCAAAGCTGTCATTTGAATCTGCCCTTCGCCAATGAAGAAGAGTTCGCACGCTTGCATGCAGCGATAATTCTGATCCTGCCCTACTTGCCCGCTCTTTCTGCAAGTACGCCCTATCTTGAATCTAGATACACCGGATTTTTGGATACACGAATCAACGTCTACAAAGACAACCAAAAGAAGGTGCCACAGATAGCCGGAAGCATTGTCCCAGAGCCCGTTTTCACTTTCGCCGATTACCAGAGCGAGATTCTAGAAAAAACCTACCAAGCGATTGCGCCCTACGATCCACATTCCATCTTGCGCTACGAATGGCTAAACTCTCGCGGAGCGATTGCTCGCTTCGACCGAAACGCCATAGAGATCCGTGTTCTGGATACACAGGAATGCCCAGAGCAAGACCTAGCGATTTGTTCTTTGATCATTTCTCTTCTCAAGGTGCTTTGCGCTTTGGACATGGCGGATTTGAAAACTTTCGCCGAAACCTATTCGCCCGCCCAGCGTAAGAGCCAACTCCTAAGCGTGGCTCAAGACGGTTTCGAAGCGGAACTCGAACTGCGGGATCTCGCAGACTTGATCGGACTTTCTCCGAAGGAAACCACAGTGGGCGAACTCTGGGCTGCGATTCTGTCGAAACTCGGTGGAGATAAAAACCTGACCGACTACCAAGAGACATTGTCCTACATCCTCCAAGAGGGAAATCTAGCCGAGAGAATGCTAGCAGTCGTCGGAAAGGATCCCGCTCCCGAGAATCTGAGAGAACTGGTCAAAAGCCTAAGCTCTTCCTTGGAAACCGGCGAGCGATTCGATTCGAGTCAACCACTCGTAACCGCTTCCTAACTTGTTCTAAAATGGGTAGCCGTTCTCTTTACGGATTCGTAGTTACCGCCGAACATGCTTCCGATGCGATTCCAAGCTCTTGCAGCGATATCTTGCAGAGAGAGTTTGATGCGTCTGATGTCCATCAACGATTCGATCCAGGAACAAAATCGATTGCCGAGTCCCTCGCGGTAAAGCTCGAGGCTACTCTTTGCCTAGGGAAATTCACTCGCCTCGCCATCGACCTAAATCGCTCAATCGGCGGGCCAGATCTTTTCAGCAAATCCTTGTTTCGAGCAGATGAGGAATTGAAAGCGAGCCTTATTCAAAACCATTTCCTTCCTTTTCGGAAAGAAGCGAAAGAGGCTGTGGAAGCACTAATCCAAAATAAAAAAATCGCCACTCACCTATCCATCCACTCTTTCACACCGGTGTTGAATGGAGTTGTACGTAATCTCGATATCGGAGTCCTTTATGACGATGAATCAAGCGGTGAAACAAAGTTGGCTAACCATCTTATTCAATGCCTTTCCGCTGACTTTCCAAAATTAAAAGTCGCAGCAAATAAACCTTACCTAGGGAAAAGCGACGGACACACAACCGCCCTTCGTCGCATATTTCCTGATACAAACTATCTGGGCATCGAGTTCGAATTCAACCAAGCTCTAGATTTCCAGCGAGACAGTGAGGCCTTAGTGGATTCAATACTCACCTCCCTCCGCTTCTATACAGCTTAATCAATACCCCAACCTAGAACAATCTCGCCCTGTTCAAAAGGCCCCTTGAACTTCACCCATTCTCCGCCTGGCCTGCGAACCTGAATCTCTTCTATTTCGACTCCTGTTGGCATTGCGAAGAACAACCGTTGACTAGATTGACTCAAATATCCAGATCCACAATACAGCTCTCGTACCACCTCTTTCCCGTTCGAAAGGATTAGCTTAACTATGGTACCGGCCTGGTTTTGTCGACCGTCCCAGTCTTGCAAATCGATCCAATAGCGACGAGCAGGCTGCGGAGAATCGTTTCGGTAGATAAGCACGCTGCTGTTGTTGCGCGATAGAATGAAGTCTGGATCTCCGTCGTCATCGATATCGGTGTTCACGAGTGCCTTGGCATCTCCTGTTACAAGCAACCCCGACTCTCCGGGCAGCACCGCTTCGAACTCTCCGTCTCCCCTTCCCAGCAAGGTCAAACTAAGCCCGCCATCAAAGCGACCCGCACTGGGAATTGGAGCATAATCATTTTGCATCAAGTAAAGATCCAATCTCCCATCCCCATCCATATCGACTGCGGCCATGCCATAAATCGGAGCGACTTGAGCCAAGCGGGGAAAGGGACGAAATTCGTAGGTATCATTGCCTTGACTCATGAATACTCCGCTTGCGAACTGCGTCGCTTCCCAAGATTGAGCCGACTGCAAAAATTCATCACCGACGACATCACGCAGATCAGCGACCGCGTATGCATCATTTCCCCTGAGGCGGCTACTCAAGGTAGGGAGCTCCGCCCTCAAAACATTGTACCCCCGCATCGGATACATTGTTTCCTCTTCGTGTTCGACTTCAATCAAGACATCCCGGTTTTCCAGTTTTCCCGCCAGAAGCTTGGCCGGCTCTCTCTCCGTCGCCGAATAAGGTGTATTCAATCCTAAATTTCCAGCCGCATAATCCAACTTTCCGTCTCCATTGAAATCGCCACTTACCAACGAATTCCACCAGCCGGTTCCTCCAGAATCAAAACCGTAACGTTCAGTCGCATCCTCAAAGCCTCCCAACAAACCACGATTTATCCAGCATCTGACAGCAGACCACTCTCCGGCTACCAACAGGTCTGGCCATCCATCCGAATTAATGTCGGTAAAAAGAGACGACCTAAGAGCCCCACCCCCTTCGGACTCGGGTAACCAATCGCTTTTCGCCAAACGAAAGCGACCGTCCTCATTCAAAAGCAAAGCATTGGAATAAGGCTCTGGGTAGCGACCAGGAAGCACTCCCCCTCCCAAAAACAGATCAATATCCCCGTCATTATCTACGTCAGCTGCCGCTGCTGTCCCCACAGCCATCGAAATCGCTGGCAGCATGGAGTCGCTCCGATTTACGAATACGGCCCTTCCGTCGTTTTCGTAATATTCAATCCGATACGACTCATGGCCCACCTGGTGTGATACTCCACTGGCCGTTCGAATTAAGTCCAAGTCTCCATCACCATCCCCATCAAAAACGAGGATTGGTCCGTCGTTACTTCCCCTGCTTTGCAAATGAATCGCCGAGGACGATGGATAGCTGCCGCTTTCGTTTTGCAAAAAGATAGTCGCCGGATCCAACGCGGTTCCGCCAACAACGAGATCCTCCCTACCATCTCCATTCAAATCACCAATTGCCAAAGCTGGACCCACTCTATTTCCTCGGCGTGGAAGCAAAGGCTGCTGGCGCCTTTCATCGATAACGGATTCACGAGTGCGATGTAGAAGCTCAAGCTCGCGGCTTGCCTCGCTAAAAGCCAAGCGCGCGATTGGATTCTCCTTCGTTTGCTCAACCGCCGTTTCCTCTTCCTCGATCTGATACCGGTACCCAGCTTCCAGATTTTCAAGGACCTGCACCGTGCCACTTGGCCACTGAACTTCGAGTCGCTTCACACTCTCATCACTACCCAATCCGAAATGTACAATCGGCTCGCTGGTGGAAAGG
This genomic interval from Pelagicoccus albus contains the following:
- a CDS encoding carboxylate-amine ligase — protein: MSKKTLSLFQAFGIELEYMIVDRDTQRPCPIAEQILLDEDGQTVNEISLGPIDVSNELATHVLEFKTTAPTADLKQLKSDFMDAIATMNERLAPHNAILAPGGAHPFMDPATEGHTWSSGDRTIYETYDRIFNCSSHGWFNLQSCHLNLPFANEEEFARLHAAIILILPYLPALSASTPYLESRYTGFLDTRINVYKDNQKKVPQIAGSIVPEPVFTFADYQSEILEKTYQAIAPYDPHSILRYEWLNSRGAIARFDRNAIEIRVLDTQECPEQDLAICSLIISLLKVLCALDMADLKTFAETYSPAQRKSQLLSVAQDGFEAELELRDLADLIGLSPKETTVGELWAAILSKLGGDKNLTDYQETLSYILQEGNLAERMLAVVGKDPAPENLRELVKSLSSSLETGERFDSSQPLVTAS
- a CDS encoding phage holin family protein translates to MQTKETMNRGRSTADIPGLFGELRDEFASLFQATTALLRKELSENVSNATKALTATLTGFAVLLIGTFFAIVGLNLLVIALLAPEVMSYEHAAWVTTLTTALTMGTTGYIMAKRNARNLNAEDLIPDKTLRTLEEHGQWLLAKAEDTTK
- a CDS encoding FG-GAP-like repeat-containing protein, with the protein product MSEKSSGQGEALFQEVRSEHSGVYLENKYADPSMWGERFLEFSLGALGTGVAVGDFDRDGLPDLYLASKTESNRLFRNLGNWQFEDLTETAGVAGSTQGWCQGVAFVDYDNDGWLDIYECRYNSPNRLYRNNGDGTFINKAIRAGVNVRDASGMASFADFDRDGYLDFYLQTNLLSLQEAPSGQEDYLFRNRGDGTFENVTRKAGISGAGQGHSATWIDYNQDGYLDLYVANDFTPSDRLYHNVGDGRFVDVLSYVVAHTPNSSMGADIADLNNDGLIDFMVADMAARTREKDMRGMVDGRGEAVDPHSNPFAAQQYPRNVVYLNSGMGPFFEAAHLMGLEATDWTWSLRFEDFDNDGWSDLHVTTGMIRELHNTDLMSKVRRARSPQQRVALVEKSPPLLEKNLAFRNTGNLSFEEIGNEWGLDEIGISFGAATGDFDLDGDLDLVYGNYQGNVTLMRNDSLYGNRIVLELRGQDSNYYGIGANVEIQTSSGKQFKTLSLSRGYLSTSEPIVHFGLGSDESVKRLEVQWPSGTVQVLENLEAGYRYQIEEEETAVEQTKENPIARLAFSEASRELELLHRTRESVIDERRQQPLLPRRGNRVGPALAIGDLNGDGREDLVVGGTALDPATIFLQNESGSYPSSSAIHLQSRGSNDGPILVFDGDGDGDLDLIRTASGVSHQVGHESYRIEYYENDGRAVFVNRSDSMLPAISMAVGTAAAADVDNDGDIDLFLGGGVLPGRYPEPYSNALLLNEDGRFRLAKSDWLPESEGGGALRSSLFTDINSDGWPDLLVAGEWSAVRCWINRGLLGGFEDATERYGFDSGGTGWWNSLVSGDFNGDGKLDYAAGNLGLNTPYSATEREPAKLLAGKLENRDVLIEVEHEEETMYPMRGYNVLRAELPTLSSRLRGNDAYAVADLRDVVGDEFLQSAQSWEATQFASGVFMSQGNDTYEFRPFPRLAQVAPIYGMAAVDMDGDGRLDLYLMQNDYAPIPSAGRFDGGLSLTLLGRGDGEFEAVLPGESGLLVTGDAKALVNTDIDDDGDPDFILSRNNSSVLIYRNDSPQPARRYWIDLQDWDGRQNQAGTIVKLILSNGKEVVRELYCGSGYLSQSSQRLFFAMPTGVEIEEIQVRRPGGEWVKFKGPFEQGEIVLGWGID
- a CDS encoding N-formylglutamate amidohydrolase is translated as MGSRSLYGFVVTAEHASDAIPSSCSDILQREFDASDVHQRFDPGTKSIAESLAVKLEATLCLGKFTRLAIDLNRSIGGPDLFSKSLFRADEELKASLIQNHFLPFRKEAKEAVEALIQNKKIATHLSIHSFTPVLNGVVRNLDIGVLYDDESSGETKLANHLIQCLSADFPKLKVAANKPYLGKSDGHTTALRRIFPDTNYLGIEFEFNQALDFQRDSEALVDSILTSLRFYTA
- a CDS encoding DUF3618 domain-containing protein, which codes for MIQQRIPDDGSASSDELRLKVQQTRARVSDTIDSLGHELSPKKLIRGYVDDSSDALAEIATDKLKQVAGAAIDHVKRNPVPFFLIAAGIVFASKSKNQNEKGR
- a CDS encoding RimK family protein, whose protein sequence is MTSFNTEIRSELNFRIVVDSPSKIPTRFKSFPTVTSAQYLSSEYADRKRLKIVNLCSHRKALSTSYYVSLLAEARNHRCLPEAKTLHQIESKLLIRDAVGDLEELFQSSFKRLTTSQFTLSVYFGKNLAKSYDKLAKRLYALFPCPLVQYQFLKVDGKWKLKEINQLGLHQTPDEHHEFIADQLEAMLHKRWRRDQPSKTYRYEIAILVNAQEANAPSDEAALAKFCKAANQLDMRAEIISPRDLPRLMEFDALFLRETTRLDNHTMRFALKAERSGMVVIDDPESIRRCCNKVYLAELLRAKNIPTPTSTLITKRNLHEISPGFSYPLVVKIPDGSFSIGVHKVKSEPELLSLCKDLLNTSSVLIAQEFVPTDFDWRIGVIDGVPLYACRYYMSKGHWQIYNHAVKGADSSGDSAGVPIDQVPPVVIETAIKAAALIGNGFYGVDIKQSGDVALVIEVNDNPSIDAGIEDELIGDELYLAIMGTFLKRLEAKRDR
- a CDS encoding AI-2E family transporter, with product MKPTHPDQGRSQANSPLSVPLPQPHASQWVVFSIIIFVTLYVARGFLLPVFSSLLLAYALIPFVRILTRLKIPRVIAAFLVVGLFTASFTYGIYALSTPAIEWLEKAPQSFDRVERLLESIKRPVDNVNAASERLNQMAQGEDGGREVVVRMKESDFINVVLNQTPIVIGAVISTLIFLFFLLAYGDLLMRRVVEISPRLRDKIKAVDAAREVETSVSKYLVTVSLINVALGLCVGISLFALGFENPILWGALATMFNFIPYLGAIAGVGLLGLASFTVNSDPQVALVYPGVYLLLTVLEGHFITPMILGRSFMINPIFIILVLVFLGWMWGVVGAVMAVPLLVAAKAAAAHFESTRQLATLLSR